A single genomic interval of Streptomyces graminofaciens harbors:
- a CDS encoding carboxymuconolactone decarboxylase family protein: protein MSNSDSISRVPLKKITPDVSGAMGSLHGAAVSAARDAKVEPEILELIRIRASQINGCAFCLDMHTKDARAAGETEQRIYALSAWRETPFFNARERAALALTEAVTLVHDGHVPDEVYAQAAEVFDDEQVAALIWAATVINAYNRIAIATRMVPGAYQPVQK from the coding sequence ATGAGCAACAGCGATTCCATATCTCGCGTGCCCCTGAAGAAAATCACCCCCGACGTGTCCGGGGCGATGGGCTCCCTGCACGGCGCGGCCGTTTCCGCCGCGCGGGACGCGAAGGTCGAACCGGAAATCCTCGAACTGATCAGGATTCGCGCGTCCCAGATCAACGGCTGCGCGTTCTGCCTGGACATGCACACCAAGGACGCCCGCGCGGCGGGCGAGACCGAGCAGCGGATCTACGCCCTGAGCGCCTGGCGCGAGACGCCCTTCTTCAACGCCCGTGAGCGGGCCGCGCTGGCGTTGACCGAGGCAGTGACGCTGGTCCACGACGGGCATGTGCCCGACGAGGTCTACGCGCAGGCCGCGGAGGTCTTCGACGACGAGCAGGTCGCGGCGCTGATCTGGGCGGCCACCGTCATCAACGCGTACAACCGGATCGCCATAGCGACGCGGATGGTTCCGGGGGCTTACCAGCCCGTCCAGAAGTAA
- a CDS encoding AMP-binding protein, with protein MTTTPQRTLLPAALIGVGGEPGDSVGLPLDGVGPEDPAAEPALTAEATAPGNLAAHLAALAERRGWNDRPAFHQGHRAYSHGEVHDLAARAATVLADHGVRPGDRVVLALPDSVTWAAAFLAIARLGAVAVLVNPELTPPEHQFMAEDTDATLCVTGPGLDDHFARRTRLGADQLVALTRTAAPTTDAHPVDAHTPLYIQYTSGTTGRPKGVVHVHGDPKTYHDLIGRRLLRITPDDVTFSVSRLYFAYGFGNAFVFPLFSGSSAVLTDRRPTPAAVDELVARHRVTLLYSVPSAYAALVADRSGGHEHCFASVRAAVSAGEGMPGVLGKQVTELLNAPVLEQIGSTEAGHAFCANGFDHNHPGTVGRPVPGFEVELRDRAGTPVEDGEEGELWVRGPTVTPGYLNRPEETEHALVGGWLATRDRARREPDGTFRHLGRADDMEMVGGITVSPLEVEALLRGHPSVRDVAVVAVTDERGANKLRAFVIPVPPIAVGLEAELICLARENLAAFKVPRSVSFVPSLPRTATGKLRRHLVRKGAW; from the coding sequence ATGACCACGACACCGCAACGCACGCTGCTCCCGGCCGCCCTGATCGGCGTCGGCGGCGAGCCCGGCGACTCCGTCGGCCTCCCGCTCGACGGCGTCGGCCCGGAAGACCCCGCGGCCGAACCGGCCCTCACCGCCGAAGCCACCGCCCCCGGCAACCTCGCCGCGCACCTCGCCGCCCTCGCCGAGCGGCGCGGATGGAACGACCGGCCCGCCTTCCACCAGGGCCACCGCGCCTACTCCCACGGCGAGGTGCACGACCTGGCGGCCCGCGCCGCGACCGTGCTGGCCGACCACGGGGTCCGCCCCGGCGACCGGGTCGTGCTCGCGCTGCCGGACTCCGTCACATGGGCGGCCGCGTTCCTCGCCATCGCCCGACTGGGCGCCGTCGCGGTGCTGGTCAACCCCGAACTCACGCCGCCGGAGCACCAGTTCATGGCGGAGGACACCGACGCCACGCTCTGTGTCACCGGCCCCGGCCTCGACGACCACTTCGCCCGCCGCACCCGCCTCGGCGCCGACCAGCTCGTCGCCCTCACCCGCACGGCCGCGCCCACGACCGACGCCCACCCGGTCGACGCGCACACCCCGCTCTACATCCAGTACACCTCCGGAACCACCGGCCGCCCCAAGGGAGTCGTGCACGTCCACGGCGACCCGAAGACCTACCACGACCTCATCGGCCGACGCCTGCTGCGCATCACCCCCGACGACGTCACCTTCTCGGTCTCCCGGCTCTACTTCGCCTACGGCTTCGGCAACGCCTTCGTCTTCCCCCTCTTCTCCGGGTCCAGCGCCGTCCTCACCGACCGCCGGCCCACCCCGGCCGCCGTGGACGAACTCGTCGCCCGGCACCGCGTCACCCTGCTCTACTCGGTGCCGTCGGCGTACGCGGCCCTGGTGGCCGACCGGTCAGGCGGACACGAGCACTGCTTCGCCTCCGTACGTGCGGCCGTGTCGGCCGGCGAGGGCATGCCCGGCGTACTCGGCAAACAGGTCACCGAACTGCTCAACGCCCCCGTACTGGAGCAGATCGGCTCGACGGAGGCCGGACACGCCTTCTGCGCCAACGGCTTCGACCACAACCACCCCGGTACGGTCGGCCGTCCCGTCCCCGGCTTCGAGGTCGAGCTGCGCGACCGCGCCGGCACCCCTGTGGAGGACGGCGAGGAAGGCGAACTCTGGGTGCGCGGCCCGACGGTGACCCCCGGCTACCTCAACCGGCCCGAGGAGACCGAGCACGCCTTGGTCGGCGGCTGGCTCGCCACCCGGGACCGGGCCCGCCGCGAACCGGACGGCACCTTCCGGCATCTGGGCCGCGCCGACGACATGGAGATGGTCGGCGGTATCACCGTCTCCCCGCTGGAGGTGGAGGCCCTGCTGCGCGGCCACCCGTCGGTCCGGGACGTCGCCGTGGTCGCCGTCACCGACGAACGCGGCGCCAACAAACTGCGGGCCTTCGTCATCCCCGTCCCGCCCATCGCGGTGGGCCTGGAAGCCGAACTGATCTGCCTGGCCCGCGAGAACCTCGCCGCCTTCAAGGTGCCCCGCAGCGTGAGCTTCGTACCGTCACTGCCGCGCACCGCGACCGGCAAGTTACGGCGTCACCTCGTCCGGAAAGGGGCGTGGTGA
- the pabB gene encoding aminodeoxychorismate synthase component I, which produces MKTLLIDNYDSYTYNLFQLIAEVNGEEPVVVLNDAAVDDIPDLREFDNVVVSPGPGHPAEPRDFGIAARLIAEATIPVLGVCLGHQGIAAGERADVEPAPWPRHGHISTVRHDGRDLFRGLPQNFSVVRYHSLSVREPLPPTLEATAWAEDGVLMGLRHRTRPLWGVQFHPESILTDHGHRLLVNFRNLTAERAGSPRTKNTAVTPLGAGIPRPRRAPGPMYKLHTRRIASAVDTEAAFTRMCADAPRAFWLDSSRVEEGLSRFSFFGDGTGPLAEFVRYDVATGLCEIERAGRPTRKVKASVFDYLKRQLASRRVDASGLPFDFTGGYVGYFGYELKADCGSPNQHEADTPDACWLFADRLIAVDHEEGDTYAVCLAEDTPQAAREAGDWLDAAIAQLTFVSTETPAAAPSGTPYPRAAEPWLVRDRATYLADIEACKTELNAGTSYEVCLTNAVRLPAPYDPYDFYRVLRRTNPAPYAAFLRFGDLDVAGSSPERFLRITPDGIAEAKPIKGTAPRGGTPEEDDRLRDELAADAKTRAENLMIVDLLRNDLGRVSKTGSVRVSRLMATESYATVHQLVSTVEGRLREGTDAVDCVRACFPGGSMTGAPKLRTMEIIDELETEARGVYSGALGYLGCGGGADLNIVIRTAVFQAGRMHLGAGGAIVLDSDPAAEYDEMLLKTAALMRAHRDHASAPSVTEEPTR; this is translated from the coding sequence TTGAAGACCTTGCTCATCGACAATTATGACTCGTACACCTACAACCTGTTCCAGCTGATCGCCGAGGTCAACGGCGAGGAACCGGTTGTGGTGCTCAATGACGCCGCCGTGGATGACATTCCGGATCTGCGGGAATTCGACAATGTGGTGGTGTCGCCGGGTCCCGGCCACCCCGCCGAACCCCGCGACTTCGGCATCGCCGCGCGCCTGATCGCGGAGGCCACGATCCCCGTCCTGGGCGTCTGCCTCGGCCATCAGGGCATCGCGGCGGGAGAGCGGGCCGACGTCGAGCCGGCGCCATGGCCCCGCCACGGGCACATCTCGACCGTCCGGCACGACGGCCGCGACCTGTTCCGGGGGCTGCCGCAGAACTTCAGCGTGGTCCGCTACCACTCGCTGTCCGTGCGCGAGCCGCTGCCGCCGACCCTGGAGGCGACCGCCTGGGCCGAGGACGGCGTCCTGATGGGGCTGCGCCACCGCACCCGGCCGCTGTGGGGCGTGCAGTTCCACCCCGAGTCGATCCTCACCGACCACGGCCACCGGCTGCTGGTCAACTTCCGCAACCTCACGGCGGAACGGGCCGGCAGCCCCCGTACGAAGAACACGGCCGTCACCCCGCTCGGCGCCGGGATCCCCCGCCCGCGCCGGGCCCCCGGCCCCATGTACAAGCTGCACACCCGCCGAATCGCCTCCGCCGTCGACACCGAGGCAGCCTTCACCCGGATGTGTGCCGACGCGCCGCGCGCGTTCTGGCTGGACAGCTCGCGGGTCGAGGAGGGCCTGTCGCGGTTCTCGTTCTTCGGCGACGGCACCGGCCCGCTCGCCGAGTTCGTCCGCTACGACGTCGCCACCGGCCTCTGCGAGATCGAGCGGGCCGGGCGGCCCACCCGCAAGGTCAAGGCGAGCGTCTTCGACTATCTGAAGCGGCAGCTGGCGAGCCGCCGGGTGGACGCGAGCGGCCTGCCCTTCGACTTCACCGGCGGCTACGTCGGCTACTTCGGGTACGAGCTGAAGGCGGACTGCGGTTCCCCGAACCAGCACGAGGCCGACACCCCGGACGCCTGCTGGCTCTTCGCCGACCGGCTGATCGCGGTGGACCACGAGGAGGGCGACACCTACGCCGTCTGCCTCGCCGAGGACACCCCGCAGGCCGCCCGGGAGGCCGGCGACTGGCTCGACGCCGCGATCGCCCAGCTCACCTTCGTGTCCACGGAAACCCCGGCCGCGGCCCCGTCGGGCACGCCGTACCCGCGCGCCGCCGAGCCCTGGCTCGTCCGCGACCGCGCCACCTACCTCGCCGACATCGAGGCCTGCAAGACGGAGCTCAACGCGGGCACCAGCTACGAGGTCTGTCTCACCAACGCGGTCCGTTTACCCGCCCCGTACGACCCCTACGACTTCTACCGGGTGCTGCGCCGCACCAACCCGGCCCCGTACGCGGCCTTCCTCCGCTTCGGTGACCTCGACGTGGCGGGCTCGTCGCCCGAACGGTTCCTGCGGATCACCCCGGACGGCATCGCCGAGGCCAAGCCCATCAAGGGCACCGCGCCGCGCGGCGGCACCCCGGAGGAGGACGACCGGCTGCGCGACGAGCTGGCCGCGGACGCCAAGACCCGCGCCGAGAACCTGATGATCGTCGACCTGCTCCGCAACGACCTGGGCCGAGTCTCGAAGACCGGGTCCGTCCGGGTCTCCCGCCTCATGGCGACGGAGTCGTACGCCACCGTGCACCAGCTGGTGTCGACGGTCGAGGGCAGGCTCCGCGAGGGCACCGACGCGGTGGACTGCGTACGCGCCTGCTTCCCCGGCGGATCGATGACCGGGGCGCCCAAGCTCCGCACGATGGAGATCATCGACGAGCTGGAGACCGAGGCCCGGGGCGTGTACTCCGGGGCGCTCGGCTACCTCGGCTGCGGCGGCGGCGCCGACCTCAACATCGTCATCCGTACGGCCGTGTTCCAGGCGGGCCGGATGCACCTCGGCGCGGGCGGCGCCATCGTCCTCGACTCGGACCCCGCCGCCGAGTACGACGAGATGCTCCTGAAGACCGCGGCCCTCATGCGCGCCCACCGCGACCACGCCTCCGCCCCGTCCGTCACGGAGGAGCCGACACGATGA
- a CDS encoding aminotransferase class IV → MTQPAIAEELLAWSPDRGLTPCPAESGRLLVADSWLLRDGRVRGFDRHRERFLRACGDCGAPEPRRLVEFWQDMTAALPRTGEWFPRVELARGSLELRLLLRHAPPLGTDIRVWAAGQPDPRTVPRRKGPDLDALARVRGRASGVGADEAVLIAPSGVVLEAPTASIVWWEDDTLCMPPPRLPVLAGVTVGLVQEHAAHTGVRVAHRERSLAELDGREVWLVNALHGIRPVSAWTGRPMTAGPAVHAPEWRKWLDGILEPLPEK, encoded by the coding sequence TTGACTCAACCTGCCATCGCGGAGGAACTGCTGGCATGGTCGCCCGATCGCGGCCTCACCCCATGCCCGGCGGAGAGCGGACGGCTGCTGGTCGCGGACTCCTGGTTACTGCGCGACGGCCGGGTGCGCGGCTTCGACCGCCACCGCGAACGGTTCCTCCGGGCCTGCGGCGACTGCGGCGCGCCCGAGCCACGGCGGCTGGTCGAGTTCTGGCAGGACATGACCGCCGCGCTGCCGCGCACGGGTGAGTGGTTCCCGCGCGTGGAACTCGCCCGGGGCTCGTTGGAGCTGAGGCTCCTGCTGCGGCACGCCCCGCCCCTCGGCACCGACATACGGGTCTGGGCGGCCGGCCAGCCCGACCCGCGTACCGTGCCCCGCCGCAAGGGACCGGACCTCGACGCCCTGGCCCGGGTGCGCGGCCGGGCGTCCGGCGTGGGCGCCGACGAGGCCGTGCTGATCGCCCCCTCCGGGGTGGTGCTGGAGGCCCCCACCGCCAGCATCGTGTGGTGGGAGGACGACACCCTCTGTATGCCGCCGCCCCGGCTGCCCGTGCTCGCCGGAGTCACCGTGGGGCTCGTCCAGGAGCACGCGGCACACACCGGTGTCCGGGTCGCCCACCGGGAACGCTCCCTCGCGGAGCTGGACGGTCGCGAGGTCTGGCTCGTCAACGCCCTCCACGGGATCCGCCCCGTGAGCGCCTGGACCGGCCGCCCGATGACCGCGGGCCCGGCCGTACACGCCCCGGAGTGGCGGAAATGGCTGGACGGCATCCTGGAACCACTGCCGGAGAAGTGA
- a CDS encoding ROK family transcriptional regulator, with the protein MTALADSWLPLSPGERAVAIEVLVHGPLSRTELARRLGLSAGSLTRLTKPLIESGLLIEAPEGQGPALPEARQGRPSQPLDIVADSRSFIGFKITDDMVYGVVTTLRSEIVTRYDRPLTTHEPERVADQLAEMAAELGRTHPGPAGIGIGVGGLVRRHATVGESPFLLWRDVPLAELVEERTGLPVVVENDVAALVEAETWFGAGRGLDRFVVLTIGAGIGYGLVLGGKRVPGAEEDRGFGRHWIVDPGGPLTPDGERGSAVSLLAIPSIRYQIQAATGRDLTYEEILAGAAAGEPMSARVIAEAARALGTLVAQISNFVMPQKILLAGEGVGLMDVAGKAVRETIRGHRHPLAAPVPLETKVSDFHDWARGAAVLAIQVLVLGTAES; encoded by the coding sequence ATGACCGCACTGGCCGACAGCTGGCTGCCGCTCAGCCCCGGAGAACGGGCCGTGGCGATCGAGGTACTCGTGCACGGCCCGCTCTCGCGCACCGAACTCGCCCGGCGCCTCGGCCTGTCCGCAGGCAGCCTGACCCGCCTGACGAAACCGCTGATCGAGTCCGGACTGCTGATCGAGGCCCCGGAAGGCCAAGGCCCCGCACTCCCCGAAGCCCGCCAGGGGCGCCCCTCGCAACCGCTGGACATCGTCGCCGACTCCCGCTCCTTCATCGGCTTCAAGATCACCGACGACATGGTGTACGGCGTCGTCACCACCCTCAGGAGTGAGATCGTCACCCGGTACGACCGCCCGCTCACCACGCACGAGCCGGAGCGGGTCGCCGACCAGCTGGCGGAGATGGCCGCCGAACTCGGCCGTACGCACCCGGGGCCGGCCGGCATCGGCATCGGAGTGGGCGGACTCGTCCGGCGCCACGCGACGGTCGGCGAGTCCCCCTTCCTGCTCTGGCGCGACGTCCCGCTGGCCGAACTCGTCGAGGAGCGCACCGGACTCCCCGTCGTCGTCGAGAACGACGTGGCCGCACTCGTCGAGGCCGAGACCTGGTTCGGCGCCGGCCGCGGACTCGACCGGTTCGTCGTCCTGACCATCGGCGCAGGCATCGGCTACGGGCTGGTCCTGGGCGGCAAGCGGGTGCCCGGCGCCGAGGAGGACCGGGGCTTCGGCCGCCACTGGATCGTCGACCCCGGCGGTCCGCTCACCCCCGACGGCGAACGCGGCAGCGCCGTCTCGCTCTTGGCCATCCCCAGCATCCGCTACCAGATCCAGGCCGCCACCGGCCGCGATCTGACATACGAGGAGATCCTCGCCGGTGCCGCCGCCGGGGAGCCGATGTCGGCCCGTGTCATCGCCGAGGCCGCGCGCGCCCTCGGCACGCTGGTGGCGCAGATCTCCAACTTCGTGATGCCGCAGAAGATCCTGCTCGCGGGAGAAGGGGTCGGGCTGATGGATGTCGCGGGAAAGGCGGTGCGGGAGACGATCCGTGGCCACCGTCATCCCCTCGCCGCGCCGGTCCCGCTGGAGACCAAGGTGTCCGACTTCCACGACTGGGCGAGGGGTGCCGCCGTACTGGCCATTCAGGTGCTCGTGCTCGGGACCGCCGAGTCCTAA
- a CDS encoding L,D-transpeptidase family protein gives MGDIGRRSAIALAVTGLLTPLTLALGAAPAQSASCTTQTGPYQKQVEKFLGRPVDGKQSAADCKAIQAFQTKHGITPNAGFAGAVTWGVMDLMNKQKAVGDNPNADGKCPVNKGRIACVNLTLQLSWIQDGKKLVYGPVPVRTGRDGYETRTGLKKIYWRHIDHVSSIYHVPMPYSQFFDGGQAFHSVGVSMWNPPGSHGCANMTKTDAKKYWSLLKNGDDVFVYGRKPGT, from the coding sequence ATGGGGGACATAGGCAGAAGAAGCGCGATCGCACTCGCCGTCACCGGCCTGCTGACGCCGCTCACGCTCGCGCTGGGCGCCGCGCCCGCGCAGTCGGCGAGTTGCACGACGCAGACCGGGCCGTACCAGAAGCAGGTGGAGAAGTTCCTCGGCCGCCCGGTCGACGGCAAGCAGTCCGCCGCCGACTGCAAGGCGATCCAGGCCTTCCAGACCAAGCACGGCATCACCCCGAACGCCGGCTTCGCCGGCGCCGTCACCTGGGGCGTGATGGACCTGATGAACAAGCAGAAGGCCGTCGGCGACAACCCGAACGCGGACGGCAAGTGCCCGGTGAACAAGGGTCGCATCGCCTGTGTGAACCTCACCCTCCAACTGAGCTGGATCCAGGACGGCAAGAAGCTCGTGTACGGCCCGGTCCCGGTCCGCACCGGCCGCGACGGCTACGAGACCCGCACGGGCCTGAAGAAGATCTACTGGCGGCACATCGACCACGTCTCGTCGATCTACCACGTGCCCATGCCCTACAGCCAGTTCTTCGACGGCGGCCAGGCCTTCCACTCCGTCGGCGTCAGCATGTGGAACCCGCCCGGCTCCCACGGCTGCGCCAACATGACCAAGACCGACGCCAAGAAGTACTGGTCGCTGCTGAAGAACGGCGACGACGTCTTCGTGTACGGCCGCAAGCCGGGCACCTGA
- a CDS encoding class I adenylate-forming enzyme family protein, with the protein MRDQQPQALLSGRGFYLGSMFREAADRHGAVFVTLDRPLDVLPGLGRDLSYTTLADVVDELSGRLWEAGVRPSEEVVVHKTDNVDIVLLTCALSRIGAVPVLLSPGLAGPVVGQLLGRLHRPWLITDRAKLEGPLSDVELTGLVRRTLSVDDAPGAEPLEKYAGAATPAAVRLHPRDPSLITHSSGTTGLPKLAVHCPNTMWNRLVPQKAMGWPTRGETAALHMSFVHSRFYHLLGVLLHFGSPLVLIIDPEPSNVGPLLARHRPGIVETHPNTFVLWEELADAPGAPLSRVRSYGSTFDAIHPRTVQRLLDASKRRSPWLIQLYGQSETGPVAFQWFTRRSAARADGRRVGIGIPGFTRVRVADDSGRKVGPGTAGRIEARTRGRILTYLGARDRYLRQLSDGWWEMGDMGYQSRWGALYLIDREIDQIDSVHSNLEIEDTLMSRLEELREVVIVPGVDREPVPVVCVRGERPLDPARWREATADLPTMAEPRQWRFEELPMTSTWKVKRVEITRMLTESARAS; encoded by the coding sequence ATGCGAGACCAGCAACCCCAGGCCCTGCTCTCCGGTCGCGGCTTCTACCTGGGCTCGATGTTCAGGGAGGCGGCCGACCGCCACGGAGCCGTCTTCGTCACCCTGGACCGGCCCCTCGACGTCCTCCCCGGCCTCGGGCGCGACCTCAGTTACACGACCCTCGCGGACGTGGTCGACGAACTCTCCGGCCGCCTGTGGGAGGCGGGCGTACGCCCCTCCGAGGAGGTGGTCGTCCACAAGACGGACAACGTCGACATCGTGTTGCTGACCTGCGCGCTCTCCCGTATCGGCGCCGTCCCCGTCCTCCTCTCGCCCGGCCTCGCGGGCCCGGTCGTCGGCCAGCTCCTCGGACGCCTCCACCGGCCCTGGCTGATCACCGACCGGGCCAAGCTCGAAGGTCCGCTGAGCGACGTCGAACTCACCGGCCTCGTCCGCCGCACGCTCTCCGTCGACGACGCCCCCGGCGCCGAACCCCTGGAGAAGTACGCCGGCGCCGCCACCCCGGCCGCCGTGCGACTGCACCCCCGCGACCCCTCCCTCATCACCCACAGCTCCGGCACCACCGGCTTGCCCAAGCTGGCCGTGCACTGCCCGAACACCATGTGGAACCGGCTCGTCCCGCAGAAGGCGATGGGCTGGCCCACCCGGGGCGAGACCGCCGCGCTGCACATGTCGTTCGTGCACTCGCGCTTCTATCACCTGCTCGGCGTCCTGCTGCACTTCGGCAGCCCGCTCGTCCTCATCATCGACCCGGAACCGTCGAACGTCGGCCCACTGCTGGCCCGCCACCGCCCCGGCATCGTCGAGACCCACCCCAACACCTTCGTCCTGTGGGAGGAGCTGGCCGACGCGCCCGGCGCCCCGCTGTCCCGCGTCCGCTCGTACGGCTCCACCTTCGACGCCATCCACCCGCGTACCGTGCAGCGGCTCCTCGACGCCTCGAAGCGGCGCTCGCCCTGGCTGATCCAGCTGTACGGGCAGAGCGAGACGGGCCCGGTCGCCTTCCAGTGGTTCACCCGTCGCAGCGCCGCCCGCGCGGACGGCCGCCGGGTCGGCATCGGCATCCCCGGCTTCACCCGCGTACGCGTCGCCGACGACTCCGGCCGCAAGGTCGGCCCCGGCACGGCCGGCCGGATCGAGGCCCGCACCCGCGGCCGTATCCTCACCTACCTCGGTGCCCGCGACCGCTATCTGCGCCAACTCAGCGACGGCTGGTGGGAGATGGGCGACATGGGCTACCAGAGCCGCTGGGGCGCCCTGTACCTCATCGACCGCGAGATCGACCAGATCGACTCCGTGCACAGCAACCTCGAGATCGAGGACACCCTCATGTCCCGCCTGGAGGAGCTGCGCGAGGTCGTCATCGTGCCCGGCGTCGACCGCGAACCCGTGCCCGTGGTGTGCGTCCGCGGCGAACGCCCGCTGGACCCGGCGCGCTGGCGCGAGGCCACGGCAGACCTGCCGACCATGGCCGAGCCCAGGCAGTGGCGGTTCGAGGAGCTGCCGATGACCTCCACCTGGAAGGTGAAGCGCGTGGAGATCACCCGCATGCTGACCGAGAGCGCCCGCGCGTCATGA
- a CDS encoding FAD-dependent monooxygenase: MTTPVLVVGAGPVGLSAALALRAHGLPVVLLEADPEGRERPGSRALFVHRETLELLDGMSPGLALEITEYGSTWHTKRTLYRGREVYARTFPPPTGTPPFTSLRQVDTERFLLTACRDAGVRFVWDAKVTGVRVDPAGVTLTDESGRTWTGTHAVAADGARSAVRRELGIPLEGTHGDGFHVVADIADIPGAELPLERVFHYEHPGLGGRSVMRVPFTGGFQLDLQCRDDDAPEEYGSEDAVRRWLPAVVGDGYGERVLWVSTYRFLRKVAASFTDPRHRVLLVGEAAHLFPPFGARGMNSGIADAAAAARAIADGTPDAVASFAELRRSAGLFNSAAAGTALEHLRPTRSIVRVKQRAAAALAPVLPRCGAWLEHAPYGPRHGSPAAAGRKY, from the coding sequence ATGACGACCCCCGTCCTGGTCGTGGGCGCGGGCCCCGTCGGTCTCTCGGCGGCCCTCGCCCTGCGCGCCCACGGACTGCCCGTGGTCCTGCTGGAGGCGGACCCCGAGGGCCGCGAACGCCCCGGCAGCCGCGCCCTGTTCGTCCACCGCGAGACCCTCGAACTCCTCGACGGCATGAGCCCGGGACTCGCGCTGGAGATCACCGAGTACGGCAGCACCTGGCACACCAAGCGGACCCTGTACCGGGGCCGTGAGGTGTACGCCCGCACCTTCCCGCCGCCCACGGGAACCCCGCCCTTCACCAGCCTCCGCCAGGTCGACACCGAGCGTTTCCTGCTCACCGCCTGCCGGGACGCGGGTGTTCGGTTCGTGTGGGACGCCAAGGTGACCGGCGTACGCGTCGACCCGGCCGGGGTGACGCTGACCGACGAGAGCGGGCGCACCTGGACCGGCACCCACGCCGTCGCCGCCGACGGCGCCCGCTCCGCCGTACGCCGTGAACTCGGCATCCCCCTGGAGGGCACCCACGGCGACGGCTTCCACGTCGTCGCGGACATCGCCGACATCCCGGGCGCCGAACTGCCCCTGGAGCGCGTCTTCCACTACGAACACCCGGGCCTCGGCGGCCGCAGCGTGATGCGCGTGCCGTTCACCGGCGGCTTCCAGCTCGACCTCCAGTGCCGCGACGACGACGCGCCGGAGGAGTACGGCAGCGAGGACGCCGTGCGCCGCTGGCTGCCGGCGGTCGTCGGGGACGGGTACGGCGAGCGCGTCCTGTGGGTGTCGACGTACCGCTTCCTGCGGAAGGTCGCCGCCTCCTTCACCGACCCGCGGCACCGGGTGCTGCTCGTCGGCGAGGCGGCCCATCTCTTTCCGCCGTTCGGGGCGCGCGGCATGAACAGCGGCATCGCCGACGCCGCCGCCGCGGCCCGGGCGATCGCCGACGGCACGCCGGACGCGGTGGCCTCCTTCGCCGAACTCCGCCGCTCGGCGGGCCTGTTCAACAGCGCCGCCGCCGGAACCGCCCTGGAGCACCTGCGGCCCACACGCAGTATCGTCCGCGTCAAACAACGCGCGGCGGCGGCCCTCGCCCCGGTCCTGCCGCGCTGCGGCGCGTGGCTGGAGCACGCGCCCTACGGACCCCGGCACGGCTCACCGGCCGCCGCCGGCCGCAAGTACTGA
- a CDS encoding Gfo/Idh/MocA family protein produces the protein MTFSLGIVGAGQFSGQFATLFQAHPGVGDVYVTDLLPERAEQLAAAQGLAGTFPSYEAMLESTAVDAVAIFTQRWTHGPLVLQGLGAGKHVYSAVPMAITTEEIASIIDAVRATGLTYMMGETSQYNPATVHARNQIAEGAFGRLFYAEGDYVHDMDLGFYDAYQYSGGENWKATASYPPLLYPTHSVGGVLGAWRTHAVSVSAIGVVDERGDGVFDKEVSQFGNDFSNATALFEVAGGGSFRTNEFRRVGYPSHIRESRFRFFGTEASMEQLATFALWQDKNGVKDISELLEPKPTMSPDDPSLQHIAPELRAAFTSGSAPVHDRARLPREFDQLHNGHEGSHHFLVDDFVTAVNTRTLPSVNAWVAARYTLPGIIAHESARQGGARLEIPDFGDAPGA, from the coding sequence ATGACGTTCTCCCTAGGCATCGTCGGCGCCGGCCAGTTCTCCGGCCAGTTCGCCACGCTGTTCCAGGCCCACCCCGGTGTCGGCGACGTCTACGTCACCGATCTGCTGCCCGAGCGGGCCGAGCAACTGGCCGCCGCCCAGGGGCTGGCCGGGACCTTCCCCTCGTACGAGGCGATGCTGGAGTCGACAGCGGTCGACGCGGTCGCGATCTTCACCCAGCGCTGGACCCACGGGCCGCTGGTGCTCCAGGGGCTGGGCGCCGGCAAGCACGTGTACTCGGCCGTGCCCATGGCGATCACCACCGAGGAGATAGCCTCGATCATCGACGCGGTCCGGGCGACCGGGCTGACGTACATGATGGGTGAGACGAGTCAGTACAACCCGGCGACCGTGCACGCCCGCAACCAGATCGCGGAGGGCGCGTTCGGGCGGCTCTTCTACGCCGAGGGCGACTACGTCCACGACATGGATCTGGGGTTCTACGACGCGTACCAGTACAGCGGCGGCGAGAACTGGAAGGCGACCGCCAGCTATCCCCCGCTGCTGTACCCGACGCACTCGGTGGGCGGGGTGCTCGGCGCCTGGCGGACGCATGCGGTGAGCGTGTCCGCGATCGGGGTCGTGGACGAGCGCGGGGACGGGGTGTTCGACAAGGAGGTCAGCCAGTTCGGCAACGACTTCTCCAACGCGACCGCGCTGTTCGAGGTCGCGGGCGGTGGGTCGTTCCGTACGAACGAGTTCCGGCGGGTGGGCTACCCCTCGCACATCCGGGAGTCGCGTTTCCGGTTCTTCGGCACGGAGGCGAGCATGGAGCAGCTCGCCACGTTCGCGCTGTGGCAGGACAAGAACGGGGTGAAGGACATCAGCGAGCTGCTTGAGCCCAAGCCCACCATGTCCCCCGACGACCCCTCGCTCCAGCACATCGCGCCGGAGCTGCGGGCCGCGTTCACCTCCGGCTCGGCGCCGGTGCACGACCGGGCGCGGCTCCCGCGCGAGTTCGACCAGCTGCACAACGGGCACGAGGGCAGCCACCACTTCCTGGTGGACGACTTCGTGACCGCGGTCAACACACGGACCCTGCCGTCGGTGAACGCGTGGGTCGCGGCCCGCTACACCCTGCCGGGCATCATCGCGCACGAGTCGGCGCGGCAGGGCGGGGCCAGGCTGGAGATCCCGGACTTCGGGGACGCGCCCGGGGCGTGA